The Deinococcus metallilatus genome segment CTGGTCGTCCCCCCGCTGGGGCTGCACTTCATCCTGAGCTTTCCCACCCCCAGCCGGGTCCTGCGAACCGGGTGGACGTACCTCCTGATGTACGGCGTTCCCTGGGTCGTGCTGGCGGTCATCTGGGTCACCGGGAATGCCCCCCTGGTGTTCCACCTGATGTCCGCGTACAACCTGCTCAGTCTCGCCGTGGTGGTCTACCTGCTGGTGACGGTGCGGGAGGGGCCGCGCCGGGCACAGGTGCGCTGGTTCGGCTTCGGGTACGGCTTCTCCAGCCTGATCACCGTCCTGCACGGGGCGTGGCAGCTTCAGGCGCTTCCCGCCGTGCCGTGGCTCTCGCGGCTGCTGATCGAGGATTGCCTGTGCGACCTCGTGTACACCGTCTGCACGACCATTGCCTTGCTGTGGTACCGCCTGTTCGACATCGACGTGATCCTGAACCGCACGCTCGTGTACGGAGGGCTGACGGCGGGCGTCGTCGGGGTGTACGCCCTCGTCGTGCGCGGCCTGGGGTCGCTGCTGGGCCTGCCCGCGGATGGCACCCTGTCGCTGCTGGCGACCGGACTGATCGCGGTGCTGTTCGACCCCCTGCGCCGGGGGCTGCAACGCGGCGTGAACCGCCTGCTGTACGGGGAGCGGGACGAGCCGTACCAGGTGCTGCGGACGCTCAGCGACCGTGTCGGGCGCGCTGCTCACCCTTCGGCGTTGCTGCCCGCCATCACCCAGACCATCGCGGGAACGCTGAAGTTGCCGTACGTCGCCATCACCCTCGACTCGGGGGAGCAGGCCCGGGTAGTGGCCTGGGCGGGCACGCCCGCTGGGGAGGTGCTCACCTGGCCGCTCGTCCACCAGGGGGAGACGGTGGGGGAGTTGCGCCTCGCCCCCCGCGTGGGAGACGCCTTCAAACCCATGGAGCGGAAGCTCCTCGACACGGTGGCGCAGCAGACGAGTGTGGCCGTGTTCGTCGTGCGGCAGTACCTCGACTTGCAGCGGTCCCGCGAGGCGCTCGTCGCGGCCCGCGAGGAGGAGCGGCGGCGCATCCGGCGTGACCTGCATGACGGGCTGGGACCGGAACTGGCCACGCTGGCGGTGAAGCTCGACGCCGCCAGAAACCTGCTGGGGAGCGACGTCACGCGCGTGGACGACCTGCTGCTGGAACTCAAGGGCCAGACCCAGGACGTTCTGGCGGGCATCCGGCGTCTGGTGTATGCCCTGCGCCCGCCCGCGCTGGATGAGCTGGGCCTGGAGGGCGCGCTCCGTGAGCAGGCCCGGGGGTACGACGGCGCCCTTCGCGTCGGGCTGACCCTGACGGGCGACCTGACGCACCTGCCCGCCGCGACGGAAGTCGCGTGTTACCGAATCGTGCAGGAGGCCCTGGCGAACGTCGTTCGGCACGCGCACGCCTCCCACTGCGAACTGAGGGTCCACGTGGCGGATCAGGTGACGGTGGAGGTGCAGGATGACGGGCTGGGCTTCCCGGCGCACGCTCCGGGTGGAGTGGGGTTGCGGTCCATGCGCGAACGGGCGGAGGAACTCGGCGGCAGCCTGACGCTGGTATCGTCCGCAGGCGGCACACGTTTGCACGCGGTCCTGCCGGTACGGGCGGGAGGAGGGCTCACATGGAACGCATCCGCCTCCTGATCGCGGATGACCACCGCCTCTTCCGTCAGGGGCTGAAGGTGTTGCTGGCCTCCCTGCCGACGGTGGAGGTCGTGGCCGAGGCCGCCACAGGGGAGGAGGTGCTGGAGAAGACCGGCGATACCATGCCGGACGTGATCCTGATGGACCTTCAGATGCCGGGCCTGAACGGCATCGAGGCGACCCGCGCCGCCTTGTCCCGTTGGCCGCATGTGGGCATTCTGGTGCTGACCATGTTCGACAACGACGAATCCGTGTTCATGGCGATGCGCGCGGGGGCGCGCGGGTACATCGTGAAGGGCGCGGATCAGACGGAATTGCTGCGCGCGGTGGAAGCGGTGGCGAGCGGGGAGGCGCTGTTCAGCCCCAGTATCGCGGCGCGGGTGCTGCGCTTTTTCCAGACGCCCCAGTCCGCCCTGCCGGTGAGCGCCTTCCCGGAACTGACGGGGCGCGAGCTGGACATCCTGAAGTTGATCGCGGGCGGGCTGAACAACGGGGAGATTGCGCAGCGGCTGGCCCTCAGTTCCAAAACGGTGCGCAATTACATCTCGAACATCTTCAGCAAATTGCAGGTGGCCGACCGGGCGCAGGCCATCGTGAAGGCCAGGGAGGCGGGCCTGGGGGGTACGGACGGCGGGGGGTGAAGACGTGCGTGATCCCCGGTGTGGGTCGGGAAGCCGGTGGATACGTGAACGCTGTGGGTCCCGTTCACTTGAGGATAGGACGGGATACGTGGGCCGCCGGATGCCAGTTGATGGTCCATCCGGGGAGGGGCTGATGGGTTCCCTCCTCGGTGGTGGCTACCGAAAGTGATGCGATGGTGGAGTGCCCGAGTGTCCTGCCTGTCACAGCGTCCACACTGTCAAGAAAGGCGAAAAACGGCACCCAGACCTCCCTGGGCAGAAGCCTTCAAGACTTGGAGCAAAGGAGTGCAGCAGGCCGCCTGAGGTTCTCCGGCTCCCGGCTTTCCTTAAAGCCAACAACTTGCCACGACCCTCGGTGAGGCACATCTGCTGGCGTATATGTAAACTCCAGTTCCACCAGTGCAGAGCGTCAACTTCCGCGCATGTGCTCCTTGAGCCGGTCATCGGCCCACTTACAACAGGTCGAGGAGCGTCGTCACTTCCTGCTTGGCGATGGCCGCCACCGCCCGACGCCGCCGCTCCTCTGGGTTCAGATTCACCCGTGTCCTCGTGCTGAGCGCGTGCAGGTGGTTTCGAAGACCGGGTTTCATGGTGCGCCGCCCACCACACGCGTGAACGTCCCCTGCCCCGCCACGTCCAGGGATTCGATGTTCAGGCTGGAGGCCTTCTGATCCAGGCCGATCTGGAAGGTGAGACCGCTGATCGTCCTGGCCGATTCCCCGGTGGGCGCGAAGGTGAACACGTCACGGTCGTAGTGCGTGAGCGGATACTGGAGCTGCCTGGGTCCGATGACCAGGGTCAGCCCACCGCCACGCTCCACGATCTGCACGTTGCCGTAGAAGTCGCTGGTGTAGGTGCCCACGTAGCTGCTGGGCGGCAGGGCGGGCGCGACGGGCTGCGGGGGCTTGCTGTAGTCGCTGCTCGCCAGCACACCGGCGGACATGGCCTCGAACGCCTGCTGGTACAGAGCCGCCCAGTCACGCTGGGGCTTCCCATCCAGCGCGGTGTCCATGAAGGTCTGGGCCACGGCCTCCGAAGCGCCGACGGGCGCGGCGTTCGTCAGGACGACGATGCCCAGGTCCGCCGACGGCACCATCGTGACGGTGGTGGACGCCCCCAGCATGAAGGCCCCCGAGTGGCCGATCCGCACGCGACCCGCCGAGTCGTAGTCGATGTCCCAGCCCAGGCCGTAGAAGCCTGTTCGGTCGGTGGCGGGATTCCCCGGAGACGCCCGCCGCGCCTCGGGCACGTAGGTTTCGCGCAGGGCGTCCGTGGAAATGAGCTGCCGCCCATTGAATTTGCCGCCCGCCAACTGTAGCCGCAGCCACTGGGCCAGGTCACGGACGGTCGAACTCACGCCCCCGGCGGGAGACTGGGGATCGGGATCGCGCTGATACCTGGCGACATACTTCCCGCCCACCAGCACATGCAGCGAGGCGCGGTCCTTCGCGGCGAGGTAATCGGACAACCGCGAACTGGTGGAGGTCATCCCGAGGGGTTCGTACAGCTTCTGTGCGGACAGGTCCTCCCAGGACTGTCCGGCCGCCTTCGCCGCCGCCACCGCGCCCTCGGTGATGCCGTAATTGGAGTAGGCGTACTGGCCCCGGAAGCCCTTGGGGAGCGGCAGATAGCGCAGACGGTACAGGATCTCGTCGCGGCCAAAGCCCAGGTCTTCCAGCAGGTCGGGGGCGACTTCGGGGAGGCCGCTGTGGTGCGAGAACAGGTCGCGCAGCGTCACCTCGCGCGTGGCGGCCGGTTCGGAAAGCTCGAAGCCAGGGTCGTGCCACACCACCGGATCGTCCCAGCCCACCACCCCCTCGCCCACCAGCCGCGCCACGACCGTCGAGGCCAGGGGTTTGGACATCGAGGCGAGCTGGAACACCGTGTCCGGGTCCACGGAACCCTCTTTGCCGACCTCGCGCACCCCGAAGCCCTTCAGGTACACCACCTGGTCCTTGTACACGACCGCGATGGCCATACCGGGGATATGGGTCCGTTCCAGGGTCTGCCGGGCCAGGGCGTCGAGCTGACCCAGGGCGGCATTGACCCGTGCATCGGGGGTGGCCTGGGTCAGCAGGGCGAGCTGACCGGCAGGAGTACCCGCTCGCGCGGCGGAACTGGTCTGAGCCAGAGTCAGCGGAGCCAGCAGGGCCAGCAGGGCGACAACGGGTTTCGTGTTCATGGGCAACTCCTTGAGGGTGTCGGAACCGGGGGGAAGGTGAGCACATCGCGGCCAAGCGGCAGGCTCGCCCGTTGCGGCCCGGCCGTCTGCGGGTCAACCGGGACCGGCGTGCGCGGGTCGGACTGAAGCAGGACGTCCAGGGGCGGCGTCCGCCCACTGATCTCGTAACAGTCGAAGACATACGGCAGGCCGTCGGCGGCCAGCGCCGAGGGACGGTCCATCACCTGAAAGTGCAGGTGGGGGCCGCTCGAGCTGCCCGAGTTGCCCACCTGGGCGATCATCTGTCCCCGCCGCACGGTCTGACCCGCGCGAACGCCCACACTGCCGGGCTTGAGGTGAGCGTAGAACGCGAAACGCCCACCGCCCAGGTCGAGGATCACGTGGTTGCCATCGGCCTCCTCGATCCCCACCGGGCGTGGGTGATTGGGAACCTGATCGGGGTACCGGTCCACCGCCTCAAGCACGGTGGCATCGGCGACCGCCAGCACCGGCTGGGCATAGGTTGGATAGCTCACGTTGAGATAGGGGTCACCGACCACGATCCGCGAGGCTTCACCAAGCCGGTTGAAGTCGATGGCGAAGCGCTGGCTGAGGTGCAGGCGCCCGTTGATGGGCTGGATGGCCCGGCGATGCGGACCGTCGCAACAACTCCCGATGGCGGCCCAGCCGGAACCGAGCAGGGGCGGGCCGAGTACCGTCGGCGGCCTGAGGTCCACCCTGGCGGCTCCGCCTGTGTCGGTGATGGTGGTGGGCACCGGCAGGCCGGGTGGCACGCTCACCGTGACCCGGTGCAGCACCTCACCGGGAAGCGCTTGCGGAGTGGGCAGAGGCACATCCAGCCACGCCGCCCCCACGCCAGAAGGTGGAAGCGTTGTCGTGGGCACACTGCCGGTCGCCAGGAGCGACATCGCCGCACTCAGGCGGTCGCCGCTGAACCTGGCAAGCGGGCGGCTGGGCGCGGTCCCCAGCACCTCGACCGAAGTCACCGTGACGGGCACCGGAAAGGCGTTGGTCAGCAGCAGCTCGTACACCAGGTGCACCTGGCCGTCCGTCCCCAGAAACCAGCGTGGCGGTGAGGGCACCGACTGGACCACCGGCGTGTAGCGCTCGCCCGCCCCGGCCAGGGTGCCTTGCGTGAGGGCCACAGACCCGAGCACGGCCAGCACGCTGGCGGCCCACACACCCGTCCGGGCCGCGAGTCGGAAGAGAAGAGCCGTCATGATCCCTCCACGTGTCATGGGCAATTGGTCGGCGGGCTCACGGTGCTTCGCCGTAGGGCCGTCTGTCCCGCACTCAGACCGACACGCTCACCTCGTAGTGCTCGGCGCTGGGCGGCGCACTGAGCACCGGCGCGAAGCGCGCGAGCTGCTCACGGAAGAAGCCGCTGGCCTCGTTCGCCCGCATCTGCGCCTCGCTCTCCCACAGGGTGATCATCAGGCCCTTGCCTGAATTCGCGTCGGTGAGAAGCCGCGCCCCACGAAAGCCCGCCTGTTCCCGCAGGACCGGGATCAGCGCGTCCTGGAAAATCTCGACGGTGCCCTCCGTCTTGCCTTGCCGAATCATGACCATCACTACCCTGGCGTACATCGTTGGCCTCCTGGTGGGGACGGGCGAGCTCCTCCCCGCTCCCGGGCTGCCGTCCGGCCACCCCGGCGGGAGCCGCGAACCGTGCTGTCACCTCCCTCCCTTGCGGCGGGCGGCGGCATCCGCCCGGCTTGACGCTCCGGGTCAGTGTGCGAAAAGGAACGTGATAAGTGCGTTACATGAAGAGGTCCAAAGTGGGCGTCCGTATCACGCGGGGGCAACCGGAGAGGGGAGGGGACCGACTGCTCCCGGAACTGCCAGGAAGGGGGTCAGCAGGGCGGCTCCTGTGCTCATCGCCAGCAGACGGTTTCCTCCTTGCCGCGCCCGCCACCGGGGGAAACCGGGGGTGCGCGACACCAGAGTGTCCAACTGGACTTGATCCGCCCGTTGGGCCTCGACGCGGGCGGCGGGATCACGTTCGGCCTGGCCGGAGCCGTCCAGGGTCAGGCGGAATCCAGCCCGGCCAGCACCTCGGTCACCACGGAATTCAGGCTCGCGGGGTCAGCCTGTGCCTGGGCGAGAGCCTGCGGCGGGAGCTGGCCTTCCAGAGTCCGCCGCAGCCGCCGGGCGAGTTCCTTGACCCGCTCCTCGGCGGCGGGATGGCACTCTACCAGCAGGAGCAGGGGCAGCGCCTCCCGGGCCTCGCCCCGGGTGAGCTGCCACCCGGCGAGGGCGGTCAGGAGTTCGAGGACCCTCGGCGTCTCCCCGGCAGACCAGGCGAGGTGCAGGGCCTGGCCGAGGTGCAAGCCCGCAGCGGCGCCCTTCCCCTGCGCCGCGCTCACCCGGCCCAGCAGGCCCAGCGCGGCAATCTGGGTGCTCCGGCTTCCCTCCTTCCGGCCGCGCTCCAGTTCCTCCTCGCCCAGTTGCCTGGCCTCCTCGTAGGCCCCCCGAGCATAGGCGACTTCGGCCAGGCCCTGGAGGAAGGGCGGCACCCGCTGGTGGACGCCGAGGTCTTGCGCGAGCGTCAGACCCTGCCTGAACGCGGCCCCGGCCTCCTCGGGGCGGCCCAGGGCCAGCAGCAGGTTGCCCTGCTGCGCCAGGCCGAAGGCCAGGCCGACGTGGTAGCCGATCTTCCGGTAGAGGACCAGGGCTTCCCGCAGGTGTGCCTCGGCTTCCCGGTAGTGGCCCTGGGCCGCCTCCACCGCCGCGAGGTGGGTCGAGAGGTCGGCCTGCCGCGCCGGAAGGACGTGTTCCCCGGCCAGCCGGAGGGCCTCCCGGAAGTGTCGCCCGGCCTCCGCATAGTCGCCGGTGTGCTCGGCAATGGTGCCCAGGGCATTGTGCCCGTGCATGGCCGAGACACTTCCCGGCGGCACCAGCGCCAGGCCCCGGGCCGCGAGCTCCCGGGCCTCGCCGTGCTGCCCCAGACGCATGGCGAACCAGCCCTGGCGAACCAGCACATCGCCCAGGAACGCCCGCTGGCTGGGGCTGTCCCCGCGCAGTGTGCGGGCGGCCCGCCCGTAGGCGGTGAATCCCTCCTGAAAGCGCGCCCGGCGGTCGTAGTACAGCGCGGCCTGGACCACGGCGGGGCGCAGGTCCCCGGGCCAGGCCGCCGCCGCGTGGTCCCAGGCCGCCCGGATGTTCTCCCGTTCCCCGTCCAGGGCGGCCAGCGCGGCCCCGCCCTCCGGGCCGAGGATCGCGTCTCCCCGCTCTCCCAGCAGGGCGAGGTAATAGTGCGCGTGCCGCCGCTCGGTTTCCCGCTGCTCCCGGGGGTGCCCGGCGAGCTTCTCCCGCATGTACTGGTGCAGCAGGGCGTGCCGGAAGTAACGGTCCCCCGGCCCCAGCCACAGCAGCGAGGCGTCCACCAGCGCGGCCAGGACCGCCGGGGAAGCGCCGGTGACCACCCGTGCCGCCTCCAGCCGGAAGCCGCCCCGGAACACCGCGAGCCTGCGCAGCGTCTCCTGCCCCAGCGGGGTCAGCCGCCCCCAGGAGGACTCGAACACCGCCCGCAGGCTGCGGTGCCGCCCCGCCTTGTCCGGGTTCCGGCTGGTCAGAAAATCCAGGTTCTCCCTGATCTCCCGCACAATCTCGGCGAGGGGCAGCGACCGCGTCCACACGGCGGCGAGTTCGAGGGCCAGCGGTGAACCCTCCACCAGACGGCAGAGCTCGAAGAGGCGGTGCAGGTCCCCGCCCGGAGTGAACTGCGGCCTCACCCGCCGCGCCCGGTCAAGAAAGAGCTGCACCGCGTCGAAGTGGCGGCCCTCCACCTCGCCGACCTCCGCCTCCTGCGGGTGATCCAGGCCGGAGAGCGGCAGCAGCCACTCGTCCTCCAGCCCCAGGCGTTCGCGCGAGGTGACGATCAGGCGCAGGTTCGGGCATCCCCGCACCAGTTTGAGGGCGACCGTCACCCCGCCCAGCAGGTGTTCATAATTGTCGAGCACCAGCAGCCGCCGACCCGCGCCGATGAAGCGCACGACCTGGCCCAGCGGGTCAGCCCGGTCCTCCAGCGGAAGGCCCAGACCCTCGGCGATGCCCGGCGCGACCAGGGCCGGGTCGCTCAGCGCCGCCAGGGACACGAAGGCCACGCCGTCCGGAAAGCTGGGGGCGAGGCCCCGGGCGGCTTCCACGGCGAGGCGCGTCTTGCCGATGCCCCCGGGACCGGTCAGGGTGAGCAGGCGGACATCCGGCCGGGCGAGGAGCCGCGCGATCTCGGCGAGTTCGAGGCTGCGCCCGATGAAGGAGGCCGCGCTGGTGGGCAGACCCACCCCGGAGAGGCGGGCGGCAGGCGCGGGCGGGGCGGCCGCCTCCGGGCTTTGCAGGGTCCGGATCAGCCCGGCGAGTTCGGCCGTCGGCTCCAGGCCGAGTTCGGCCCGCAGGCGCTGGACAAAGGTGCCGCACGTTCGCAGCGCCCGCTCGCGCCCACCCGCCTTCAGGAGGGCGGCCACCTGCACCCGCAGCGCCGCCTCGTCAAATTCATCTCCCTCCAGCAGGGGCTGGAGGAGGTCGGCGGCCTCCAGATGGCAGCCCTCCTCTTCCAGCTCGTGGGCCCGCCCCAAGCGGGCGGCGCGGGTGGCCTGACACAGGTGCTCGCGTTCCCGTTCCAGCCAGGCGGCAAACTCGCCCGTTCCAGTCCCTTCCCAGCCTGCCAGGAATGGGCCGCTGGCGTGCGTGAGGGCCTCTGCCCAGCGGTGTTCCGACACGGCACGGAGGAAGGCCGCCAGGTCTGTCTCCACCCGCCAGCGCAGCCGCTCACGTTCCACCTCCAGCCCCGGGACGCTCCGGGCACGCACCCGGCTCAGCAACTGGCGCAGGTTGCCCCGGGCCATGTCCGGGGCGTGGTCGGGCCAGAAGAGGTACTGGAGCTGCTCGCGGCCCACCCACCCGGTGCGGCAGGCGAGATAGGTGAGAAGTTGAGAACACCGGTCGGGCAGCCACGCCTCGTCGTGCCCATCCACCTGGAGACGTGGGGAGCCGAACAGGAACAGGGTCGTGGCCACCTCGCGCCCTCACCCGCTGAGGGCAAGCCGTTTCAGATGGGCCACAGGAACCTCCTCGTTGGAGGGAGTGCAGGACTTGGGTTGGAACGAAGACGCCTGATCATACTCTACCTGGAATGGCCCGGAGGTCGCCATGACCGGAAACGCCGCCCAGGGCCACCGCAAAGTCGTGGGAGGTCGGCCCGGCGGACAACGAACGAGATGGAGGGCCATGTCCCCGCGCTGGTGGCCCACTTGGAGCAGCTTGATGATCCACCTCACCCTGGTCCACCGCGACTTGGAGTTCTGCGGGGATCTGTGGTGTTTTGGACTCCGCCACCAGGATCGGCCACTCTTCAAGGGCCAGAATCTGGAGGACCCTGGCGAGGGTGGAGGGGCGAAAGTCGGGGGGGCAGGGTGAAGGTTCTACGGGGCCTTCCCTGCCCGTCCACCTGCACTCCCCCGTGCTGAGGGCAGGCTGGTTCACTGCGTTGGCCCGCACCATCGGCAGGCCTGGAACCGGGTGCGTTCAGTGTGCGTGACCGCAGGTGAGAACGGCATCTGCCTGGTGGCGCAGGCCCTTCATGCTCGGCAGCGGGGCCATTCGTCAGGCCCTGGGCAGGCTGTCGTCGAACCAGCTCACGAGCAAGAGGCCGGACCGGAACAGGTCCCGCATGGGCATCACCTGAAGCACGCCGTGCCGCGCGTAGTACACCCCCAGGTGGCGCACGGGGGACGGGCTGTGACGTGACCCCCGGTTCTCGGTCCATCCCGGTTGCAACGAGGCGGGGGAGAGTCTGCCGCCCCCACTCGCGGCTCACTTCAGAGGGTCTGGCTGGGGCCGCGCGGCTTTCTGACGCGGCTTGCGGCGCGGCGCGTCCCGGCGGTTCTGGCGGGCGGGTTGCAGTTCGTCGCGGCCGTCGATGGAGGCCCACCAGTAGCGCCCGGCCTCGGCAAACTCGGGGTTGTAGCCGATGCGTTCCGAGATGTGCTTCCCCGCCTCGATCACCGCTTCGCGCAGCCGCGTCTTGTGCTGGTGGAAGCGGCCGGGCGGGACCGCCACACCGACCGCCACGATGGTTTCCCCGTTGTGGTTGCGAACCGGGGCCGACACGCAGCACAGCCCGGAGCGCACCTCCTCGATGTCGTAGGCATAGCCCCGCTCGCGCACCCGGGCGAGTTCGGAGGCCAGTTCGTCGGGGGCCGTGATGGTGTTGGGCGTGTAGGCGGACATCCCGTGCCGTTCCAGCACGCCTTCCACGAAGGTCCAGGGCCGTTCGGCCAGGAGAATCTTGCCGTGGGCGCTGCAATGCGGCGGCAGCACGCTGCCCATCGGCATCACCTCGGCGGCGTCGGCGCGGGTGCCGCCGAGCCGGATCACGCTGACCACTTCGCCCCCCGCCAGCACGCCCAGATGCACCGTCTCCCCGAAGCGGGCGCGCAGCCGTTCCATCTCCTCGCGGGCGACCTCGCGCCAGGGCGTGTTGTGCAGCAGCGCCTGGCTGAGGGTGAGGATGCGGAAGCCCAGGCGGTAACGCCCCGTCATCATGCGGTAGAGCAGGCCCACCTGGGTCAGCGAGCTGAGCAGGGCGTGGGCACTCGACTTGGGCAGGTCCAGCTCGGCGGCGACCTGACTCACGCCCCACTCGGGACGCTCGGGGGTGAACAGGTTCAGAACCTGACCGGCCTTCTCGACGGTATGCAGCATGTCTTTCTCAGGGCAGGGGAGAGGCGGCCTCGGGAAGCGTTCGGTTGGGTTCAGGATATACGAACGGGCCGCCTGATACCGACTTGCTCTGATTTCAGAACCTCCGGGAAAAACACCGGAGGTTCTTCCATCGCCGCAAGCCGGTATTTTCTTATTCTCGCTTCGCTCGGGTTCGTCTACGACTCACCTTAAGTTGGTATGAGTCCCCGCCCGGCCCTCTCCCCGCGACTCATGACCGGGGAGCGGGCGGGACGCAGACCGTGAGGGCTGTGCGGTGGGTCTGCACGCTCAGCATGACTTCCCAGGTCAGGTCGCCGTCCACGTTGGCATGTAGCGCCTCGCCCACGCCCATCACCCCGACCTCGCCCACCCGCTGCACCCGGAGCCGCGACGTGTCGCCCAGCTTCCAGCGGACGAGATTCGCCAGGGTGGCGAGCGGGGACCCGGCGGGAAGCGCGAGCAGCACCAGCCGCCCGTCCTGATAGTCGGCGCCGGGCACCAGCAGGTCTGCCGCCACGTCACGCGCGTTGGCGATCACCAGTTGCGGCGTGTGCAGCCGGGAGGGGACGCCGTCGGCCGTCACGGTGAGCCGCAGGGACGGGGGGTGTCGGGCCACCGGCCAGGCCGCCGGGAGGTACGCCAGCCAGCCCAGGCGGCGCTTGAGCGCCGGGGTGAGGTTGGCCGCGATCTGGGCCGAGAAGCCCAGCGTGACGGAATTCAGGAACACCCGGCCATTCACCTCCCCCACGTCCACGCGCCGCTCGCTCCCCGAGACGATCACCCGCGCGGCCTGCACCACGTCGCGGGGCACGCCCATATTGCGGGCAAAGGTGTTGCCGGTCCCGAGGGGCAGGATGCCCAGCGCCGTCCCGCTGTACAGGAGAGGCCGCGCGGCCTGCGCCAGCGTCCCGTCGCCCCCCGCCACGACGACCCGCCCGGCCCCGGCCCGCACCGCCGCCGTCACCACCTCTTCGGGGTCCTCTTCCCGGCAGTCGTGGACACGCGGAACCCAGCCCGCCGCCCTAAAGACGGCCAGGGCCTCCCGGTAGGCGGTCCCGCGCCGCGCGAGTGGATTGACGATCACTTCGAGCGGGCGACCTGCCTTCACGGGGTGCCCGCGAACAAGGCCGGACCCGTCCCGTCCGTACCGGCCAGGGCGTGAGCGGCGTGATCTGGCGTCGCGGCGCCAGGGAGGGCGGTTCCATGAACGTCCACGGGAGGCATTGTAAGCGCCTTCCACCGGCTTGTTCACCGGCCCGGAGGCGGGCATCGCCATAATCACGGCCGCGCCGCCCGGTACGATGCGGGCATGTCCCGTCCCCTTCTGCTCGGCCACCGTGGCTCGCCCCGCCAGCACCGTGAAAATACCCTGCGGAGTTTTCAGGCCGCCCTGGACGGAGGCCTCGACGGGGTGGAGTTCGACGTGCGGCGCCTCGCGGACGGCACGCTGGTCGTGCATCACGACGAGAGGCTCTTCGACGGGTGGCGGCTGGCCGACCTGACGCGGGGGCAGTTGGCACCGCATCCCGTACCCACGCTGGAGGAGGTCCTGGCCTGGGCGGCGGACACCGGCGCTTACCTCAACGTGGAACTCAAGTACGAGTCGTGGTGGCCCGACGACCGGGCGGCACGCACGGCCAAGCTGCTGCGGCGCTATGGCCTGCTGCCCTCGGCGGTCGTGTCGAGCTTTAACCCGCTGGTGCTCGCGGCCCTGCGGCAGGCGGCGCCCGAAGTCGAGCGGGGCCTGCTGTTCGACCGCGCGCCGGACGTGATGCCGCACGTCGCCGCCCGGCTTGGCGTGAGCGCCCTTCACCCGCGCTGGCATCTGGTCACCCCCGCGCTGGTGGAGACGGCCAGAACGCGCGGCTGGCGCGTCAACGTCTGGACCGTGAACGACCCGGAGTTTGCCCGGCACCTGCTCCAGCTCGGCGTGGACGGGCTGATCGGAGACGATCCGGGGGTCTTGCTCACAAGCCGCGAAGCGGATGTTATGCTGCGGGCACAAAAATCAATCTGAGATCGACGTGAGACGTGATGGCCGTCCACAGCCTTGTGCTGCCTGGCGCCCCCATTCTGCCTGACGGCGGCCTGACCCCGGCCCCTTACGCTTGCGCTTGCCCTGCGGCCCCCAGGAGGACATATGAAACAGTGGATGCTCACGCTCGCCCTGGCCGGAACGGCCTCTGCCCAGACCGTCACGGTGGATTTCTGGCACTCGTTCGGCGACGCCAAGCGCGCAGGCTGGATTCAGGCCCGCGCCGACGAGTACAACAAGACGCACCCCGACGTGAAGATCGTGCCCGCCTACAAGGGCGGCTACAACGACTCCTTGCAGGCGACCATCTTGGCGGCGCGCCAGGGCAAGCCGCCCGCCCTGGTCCAGATCTTCGAGGTCGGCAGCCAGCTCGCCCTCGACTCGGGGGCCTTCCAGCCGGTCAGCGGCATCAAGGACGTGGACTTCAGCGACTACATCAAGCCGGTCATCAACTACTACACCATCGGCGGCAAGGTGAACTCGCTGCCGTTCAACTCGTCGAGTCCGGTGCTGTACTTCAACAAGAACCTGATGCAGAAGGCGGGCCTGGACCCCCGGCGGCCGCCCACCACCTTCGGCGCCCTGATGCGGGACTGCGAGAAGATCAAGGCCGCGGGCATCGACGCCAAGTGCTTCACGGCGGCCGTGTACGGCTGGTTCGT includes the following:
- a CDS encoding histidine kinase, which codes for MPEQSGHRPVFSRLGRSAWVTLGLVLLLLLVSAGQKAYRLSLPTDGWRTAAAPDETPVFQENLLGLPSPLREGDHLLAVQGVPMTELMGHAVRFEPSPLNYTAGQTVEYMVERAGETLTLEVPLGYWSAGGVAKAAWYTFIDPPVGGVYVWLGFVLAAYVFWRRPTYRSAQLFLLLQAVPVAAAISTTGSLLSVADTLVPAAFYLARLLGSMVFWLVVPPLGLHFILSFPTPSRVLRTGWTYLLMYGVPWVVLAVIWVTGNAPLVFHLMSAYNLLSLAVVVYLLVTVREGPRRAQVRWFGFGYGFSSLITVLHGAWQLQALPAVPWLSRLLIEDCLCDLVYTVCTTIALLWYRLFDIDVILNRTLVYGGLTAGVVGVYALVVRGLGSLLGLPADGTLSLLATGLIAVLFDPLRRGLQRGVNRLLYGERDEPYQVLRTLSDRVGRAAHPSALLPAITQTIAGTLKLPYVAITLDSGEQARVVAWAGTPAGEVLTWPLVHQGETVGELRLAPRVGDAFKPMERKLLDTVAQQTSVAVFVVRQYLDLQRSREALVAAREEERRRIRRDLHDGLGPELATLAVKLDAARNLLGSDVTRVDDLLLELKGQTQDVLAGIRRLVYALRPPALDELGLEGALREQARGYDGALRVGLTLTGDLTHLPAATEVACYRIVQEALANVVRHAHASHCELRVHVADQVTVEVQDDGLGFPAHAPGGVGLRSMRERAEELGGSLTLVSSAGGTRLHAVLPVRAGGGLTWNASAS
- a CDS encoding response regulator transcription factor; translated protein: MERIRLLIADDHRLFRQGLKVLLASLPTVEVVAEAATGEEVLEKTGDTMPDVILMDLQMPGLNGIEATRAALSRWPHVGILVLTMFDNDESVFMAMRAGARGYIVKGADQTELLRAVEAVASGEALFSPSIAARVLRFFQTPQSALPVSAFPELTGRELDILKLIAGGLNNGEIAQRLALSSKTVRNYISNIFSKLQVADRAQAIVKAREAGLGGTDGGG
- a CDS encoding serine hydrolase; the protein is MNTKPVVALLALLAPLTLAQTSSAARAGTPAGQLALLTQATPDARVNAALGQLDALARQTLERTHIPGMAIAVVYKDQVVYLKGFGVREVGKEGSVDPDTVFQLASMSKPLASTVVARLVGEGVVGWDDPVVWHDPGFELSEPAATREVTLRDLFSHHSGLPEVAPDLLEDLGFGRDEILYRLRYLPLPKGFRGQYAYSNYGITEGAVAAAKAAGQSWEDLSAQKLYEPLGMTSTSSRLSDYLAAKDRASLHVLVGGKYVARYQRDPDPQSPAGGVSSTVRDLAQWLRLQLAGGKFNGRQLISTDALRETYVPEARRASPGNPATDRTGFYGLGWDIDYDSAGRVRIGHSGAFMLGASTTVTMVPSADLGIVVLTNAAPVGASEAVAQTFMDTALDGKPQRDWAALYQQAFEAMSAGVLASSDYSKPPQPVAPALPPSSYVGTYTSDFYGNVQIVERGGGLTLVIGPRQLQYPLTHYDRDVFTFAPTGESARTISGLTFQIGLDQKASSLNIESLDVAGQGTFTRVVGGAP
- a CDS encoding M23 family metallopeptidase, yielding MTALLFRLAARTGVWAASVLAVLGSVALTQGTLAGAGERYTPVVQSVPSPPRWFLGTDGQVHLVYELLLTNAFPVPVTVTSVEVLGTAPSRPLARFSGDRLSAAMSLLATGSVPTTTLPPSGVGAAWLDVPLPTPQALPGEVLHRVTVSVPPGLPVPTTITDTGGAARVDLRPPTVLGPPLLGSGWAAIGSCCDGPHRRAIQPINGRLHLSQRFAIDFNRLGEASRIVVGDPYLNVSYPTYAQPVLAVADATVLEAVDRYPDQVPNHPRPVGIEEADGNHVILDLGGGRFAFYAHLKPGSVGVRAGQTVRRGQMIAQVGNSGSSSGPHLHFQVMDRPSALAADGLPYVFDCYEISGRTPPLDVLLQSDPRTPVPVDPQTAGPQRASLPLGRDVLTFPPVPTPSRSCP
- a CDS encoding antibiotic biosynthesis monooxygenase family protein; the encoded protein is MYARVVMVMIRQGKTEGTVEIFQDALIPVLREQAGFRGARLLTDANSGKGLMITLWESEAQMRANEASGFFREQLARFAPVLSAPPSAEHYEVSVSV